CCTTTGCCGCCACCGCCGGCAACCGCCTTGATCAGCACCGGATAACCGATCTTCTCCGCCTCGCCAGCCAAGAACTCCGCATCCTGATTGGCACCGTGATAACCCGGCACAACCGGCACGCCGGCCTTCTCCATCAACGCCTTGGCTGCATCCTTGAGACCCATCTTGCGGATCGCATCCGCAGAAGGCCCGATAAAGCTGAGGCCTGCGGCCTCGACCGCGTCCACAAAGCCCGGGTTTTCCGAAAGGAAGCCATAGCCGGGGTGAATCGCCTGTGCGCCACTTTCCTGCGCGACACGGATGATCACATCCCCCTTCAGATAGCTGTCCGCCGGGGCCGAACCGCCGATATGCACCGCCTCATCCGCCATCTGCACATGTTTCGCGGTAACGTCGGCGTCGGAATAAACGGCTACGGTCCGCACCCCCATGGCACGGGCGGTTTCCATCACGCGGCAGGCAATCTCTCCGCGGTTGGCAATCAGAATCTTGTCAAACATGGGAGGTCCTCACATCCGGAACACGCCGAAGCGTGTATCTTCAATCGGGGCATTCAGCGCGGCGCTAAGCGACAGCGCCAGCACATCGCGGCTCTTGCGCGGGTCGATGATGCCGTCGTCCCAGAGACGTGCAGAGGCATAAAGCGGGTGACTCTGCTCCTCGAACATCTCAATGGTGGGGCGTTTAAAGTCGGCTTCTTCCTCCGTGCTCCAACTGCCGCCCTGGCGTTCGATGGCATCGCGCTTGACCGTTGCCAGCACGCCTGCCGCCTGCTCGCCGCCCATCACAGAGATGCGGGAGTTGGGCCAGGACCACAGGAACCGCGGCTGGTAAGCCCGGCCCGACATGCCGTAGTTGCCCGCTCCAAAGGAGCCGCCGACCAGCATCGTCACCTTGGGGACATTGGTGGTCGCCACCGCTGTCACCATCTTGGCGCCGTGCCGCGCGATACCTTCGTTTTCATATTTCCGGCCAACCATGAAACCGGTGATATTCTGCAGGAAAACCAGCGGGATCTTGCGCTGGCTGCACAGTTCCACAAAATGCGCGCCCTTCTGGGCGGCTTCCGAGAACAGCACGCCGTTGTTGGCGATGATGCCTACAGGGCAGCCTTTGACATGGGCAAAACCAGTGACAAGAGTTTCGCCGAAACGCGGCTTGAATTCGTCAAAGCGGGAGCCGTCGACCAGCCGCGCAATCACCTCTCGGATGTCATAAGGTGTGCGCAGATCACCGGGCACCACGCCGAGGATTTCCTCGGGGTCATAGGCGGGTTCCTCGGGGCTGGCCCAATTCACCGTCAGCGGCTTGGTGATATTCAGCGATTGCACCGCACGTCGTGCCAGCGCCAGCGCGTGGGCGTCATCTTCGGCCAGGTAATCGGCCACGCCGGACAGGCGGGTGTGCACATCGCCACCGCCCAGATCTTCGGCGCTTACGACCTCCCCCGTCGCGGCCTTCACCAGCGGCGGGCCTGCGAGGAAGATGGTCCCTTGCTCTTTCACGATGATGGTCACGTCGGACATGGCCGGAACATAAGCGCCGCCTGCGGTGCAGGAGCCCATGACCACCGCAATCTGCGCAATGCCCTTGGCCGACATCCGCGCCTGATTGTAGAAGATCCGCCCGAAATGGTCGCGGTCCGGGAAGACCTCATCCTGTTGCGGCAGGTTGGCACCGCCGCTGTCCACCAGATAGATGCAGGGAAGACGGTTTTCCTCCGCGATCTCCTGCGCGCGCAGGTGTTTCTTCACCGTCATCGGGAAATAGGTGCCGCCCTTCACTGTGGCGTCGTTGCAGACCACCATGACCTCTTGCCCGTGAACGCGGCCGATACCCGCCACGACCCCAGCACCGGGGGCGGCCCCGTCATACATGGCATGCGCCGCCGTGGCGCCGATCTCCAGAAACGGAGAGCCGGGGTCGAGCAGGTTCGCCACCCGGCGGCGCGGCAGCATCTTGCCGCGGCTCTCGTGGCGGGCACGGGATTTCTCGCCGCCGCCCATGCGCGCGGTCTCTGCCGCCTCGCTGATCTGCCCGAGCGCGTCCAGATGCGCCTCGCGGTTCTGTTTGAAGCCTTCCGAGGAAGGCATCGCCTTGGATGTGAGTTTCATTCCGTTTCCTTTTTCAAAGGGAGGCGGCAGTAGAAGACTGCTACTGGAGCAAAGAATGCGATGATGAGGAACGGGAAAGACCCGCCCCGCAGTTTTTTCAGACCAGTTGAAGTCTTATAGGTCAGTGCCGGGAACATCGCGCTGAGAAAACCCGCCATCAGAAACACAGAGGCAATCACAAGCGGACCGCATCGTGTCATCAGCCGAAAATTCAATTCTGTGCAGCTCAGCCCCAGGCACCAGCGCACACCGCAGGACTTGCACGCGGCAGATTGCGGCCAGCTGCGCCTTCGGGACACGAGCTTGGAACTGGGCACAATACCGCCGCACTCCGGGCATTTCGGGTTCACCAACCTGGCGAACAAGGCAACATGCCTGTCACTGAGGTTTTTCTGTCTCTGCGTCACAGATTCACCTCCCCTGCTGCCCGCGCCTTCAGTTCCTTGCGGATCACCTTACCGGTCACAGTCATTGGTAGGGCGTCCAAGAACTCCACTTCGCGTGGGTAAGAATACTTTGCCAAACGGGATTTGACGTAGTCTTGCAGATCTTTCTCGGATGGTGAGTGACCGGGTTTCAGCACCACATAGGCCTTCACGATTTCGGTGCGAAGTTCATCGGGTTTGCCCACCACACCCACGGTTGCCACGGCCGGATGGGTCATCAGACAGTCCTCAATCTCAGCTGGACCGATGCGGTAGCCGGCGGAAGTGATGACATCATCCTCACGCCCGACAAAGCGCAGATAGTCCCCCTCCCAGATGCCGCGATCCCCGGTGACCAGCCAGTCGCCATGAAATTTCTCAGCCGTTGCGTCGGGGCGGTTCCAGTATTCAAGCATCATCGACGCAGCACCCCGGCGTACGGCGACGTCGCCCTCATCTTTGGTGGGGGTACCTGTGTCGTCCAGCACCTCAACCGTGCATCCCGGAACCGGCCTGCCGATGCAGCCCGGGCGCACCGGAAAATCAGCGACGCAGGAGGAAACCGTCATGTTGCATTCGGTCTGGCCGTAAAATTCATTGATGGTCACGCCCAGGTGACGCTGGCCCCAGGCGAGCATCTCTGCGCCCAGGGGCTCTCCCCCAGATGCTACCGAGCGCAGACCGTCGAGCCCCTGCCCCGCCGCCTTCAGCAAGCGCAGCGCGGTGGGAGGAAAGAAGACATTGCGCACATCCCCCTGACGAATGATTTCGGCGCAAGCCTCCGGCGTAAATTTGTCCAGCCGCGCGGCCACGACCGGCACACCCAGCGCCAGACCCGGCATCAGCACGTCAAACAAGCCGCCGATCCATGCCCAATCCGCAGGGGTCCACAGGCAATCGCCCGGCTGGCCCAGATGATCATGGCTGATGGCCACGCCGGGCAGGTGACCGGAGAGCACCCGGTGACCATGCAGCGCGCCCTTGGCGCTGCCCGTGGTGCCGGAGGTGTAGATGAGCACTGCCGGAGTCTCCGGCGTGGTTTCCGCATAAGGCAGGAGGTGGTCGCTTTGACCCGTGCTTGCGGACAGGATATCCGCCACCAGCAGCGGTTGCGCCAGCGCCCCGAGCTGCGCCGCGCCCCCGCCATCAGTCAGCACCAGCTCCAACCCTGCATCGCCAATGCGGGAGGCCAGCGCATCATGCTGAAACAGCTTGAACAACGGCACGGAAATGGCACCGATTTTCCAGATCGCGAGATGTGCTACGGCGCAGTCGACAGATTGGCTGAGCAGTACACCAACACGGTCACCGGGCTGCACCCGCCGCATCAGATCGCGCGCCACCGCATCGACCATCTGCCGCAGCTCACCATAGCGGATATCACGCCGCGCGCCGGTGGTCAGATCAATGAGGGCCAATTGTTCGTCCGGATGGTCCAGCGCCTGCGCCGCCATGTTCAGGCAGGACGGAAACTGCCATCCGCCATCCGTGCGCAATCCCGGATACAATGTATGTCCCCCCACACCGCTCATGCCAAGACCTTCACGAAACGCATATCAGATATGCAATTTTTCCCTGCATTCCCAAAGGGAAAGCGGGCCGCTTCTTGATCCAGATCAGTGTTCTGTCGCTGCCCCAGGCGCATACAGCCCTTGCAAACAAACGACCCGACCACGATAGAAGAGGGATAGTCCGAATGACCCGTATGGTTTCCGCCCTGGCTCTTAGCGCTGCACTGGCAGCCCTGGCCGGCCCCGCCCTTGCCCAGTCCCAGGGGGACTGGACCCTTGGCGTCGGTATCGCCAACGTCAATCCGAAGTCTGACAACGGCACTGTTGCCGGCGCGGCTGCGACAATTGACGACGATACCGCACTGACCTTCACTGCAGAGTATTTCATCCGTGACAACATCGGCATCGAACTTCTGGCTGCCAGCCCGTTCGAACATGATATCTCCTTGAACGGCGCCTATACCGCGACAACCAAGCACCTGCCGCCGACCCTGTCGGTCAATTATCACTTCCCGACACAGACCAAGTTCAAACCCTTTGTCGGTGTTGGTATCAACTACACGACCTTTTTTGAGGAAAGCTCCCCCGCGGGTGTGATCTCGCTTGATGACAGCGTCGGGCTGGCGCTGAACCTTGGCGCAGACTGGCAGATCTCTGATCGCGGCGCACTGCGGGTGAACGTCCGCTACATGGATATCGAAACCGATGTGACCCTCAATGGCACCAAAATCGGCACCGCCGAAATTGATCCGGTCACTGTTGGCTTTGGCTACGTTCACCGCTTCTGATCCTTTTGACGAGTAAAAGACTGAGACGAGTACTTCAGGGAGGGGCGGCGTGCTGGGAGGCGCGCCGCTTTCTCGTTTCGCAGATAAATCCGCGCATCATACGCACGGGCCGCCCTACGGACCGCCCAGGCACGAGCGTGGTTACATCTGGCTCATCAATTCACGGCCAATCAGCATCCGGCGAATTTCCGATGTGCCAGCCCCGATTTCCATAAGCTTGGCATCACGAAAGATCCGGCCAACCGGGTTGTCAGAGAGATAGCCCGCACCGCCAAAGGCCTGCACCGCCTGATGCGCCTGGGTCATGGCAACTTCGGATGCATAAAGACAGCAAGCGGCGGCATCCTGACGGGTCACGGTGCCCTTGTCGCAGGCTTTTGCCACTTCGTAAACATAGGCCCGCGCGGTGTTCATCGCAGTGTACATATCCGCGATCTTGCCCTGCATCAGCTGGAAGTTCCCGATGGGCTGGCCGAATTGTTTGCGCTCTTTCATGTAGGGCATCATCTCGTCCATGCAGGCCGCCATGATACCAGTGCCGATCCCTGCCAGCACCACGCGCTCATAGTCCAGACCGGACATCAGAACGCGCACGCCCTTACCCTCTTCGCCCAGCACGTTTTCAAATGGCACTTCCACATCCTCAAACACCAGCTCGGCGGTATTGGAGCCACGCATCCCAAGCTTGTCAAAATGCTGCGAGGTGGAAAAACCCTTGAATTCCTTCTCAATCAGGAAGGCCGTCATACCCTTGGAGCCGGCATCTGGGTCCGTCTTAGCGTAGACCACCAGCGTGTCCGCATCCGGACCATTGGTGATCCAGTATTTGTTGCCGTTCAGACGGTAGTGATCATTGCGTTTCTCTGCACGCAGGCTCATCGAGACCACGTCAGATCCGGCACCTGCTTCGGACATCGCCAGCGCG
The nucleotide sequence above comes from Phaeobacter inhibens DSM 16374. Encoded proteins:
- a CDS encoding isovaleryl-CoA dehydrogenase translates to MFNASMTFDLGEDVNALRDMVHRWAQERVRPMAQEIDQKNEFPAELWQEMGELGLLGITVPEEFGGAGMSYLAHTVAVEEIARASASVSLSYGAHSNLCVNQIKLNGNAEQKAKYLPRLVSGEHVGALAMSEAGAGSDVVSMSLRAEKRNDHYRLNGNKYWITNGPDADTLVVYAKTDPDAGSKGMTAFLIEKEFKGFSTSQHFDKLGMRGSNTAELVFEDVEVPFENVLGEEGKGVRVLMSGLDYERVVLAGIGTGIMAACMDEMMPYMKERKQFGQPIGNFQLMQGKIADMYTAMNTARAYVYEVAKACDKGTVTRQDAAACCLYASEVAMTQAHQAVQAFGGAGYLSDNPVGRIFRDAKLMEIGAGTSEIRRMLIGRELMSQM
- a CDS encoding carboxyl transferase domain-containing protein, with the protein product MKLTSKAMPSSEGFKQNREAHLDALGQISEAAETARMGGGEKSRARHESRGKMLPRRRVANLLDPGSPFLEIGATAAHAMYDGAAPGAGVVAGIGRVHGQEVMVVCNDATVKGGTYFPMTVKKHLRAQEIAEENRLPCIYLVDSGGANLPQQDEVFPDRDHFGRIFYNQARMSAKGIAQIAVVMGSCTAGGAYVPAMSDVTIIVKEQGTIFLAGPPLVKAATGEVVSAEDLGGGDVHTRLSGVADYLAEDDAHALALARRAVQSLNITKPLTVNWASPEEPAYDPEEILGVVPGDLRTPYDIREVIARLVDGSRFDEFKPRFGETLVTGFAHVKGCPVGIIANNGVLFSEAAQKGAHFVELCSQRKIPLVFLQNITGFMVGRKYENEGIARHGAKMVTAVATTNVPKVTMLVGGSFGAGNYGMSGRAYQPRFLWSWPNSRISVMGGEQAAGVLATVKRDAIERQGGSWSTEEEADFKRPTIEMFEEQSHPLYASARLWDDGIIDPRKSRDVLALSLSAALNAPIEDTRFGVFRM
- a CDS encoding OmpW/AlkL family protein, coding for MTRMVSALALSAALAALAGPALAQSQGDWTLGVGIANVNPKSDNGTVAGAAATIDDDTALTFTAEYFIRDNIGIELLAASPFEHDISLNGAYTATTKHLPPTLSVNYHFPTQTKFKPFVGVGINYTTFFEESSPAGVISLDDSVGLALNLGADWQISDRGALRVNVRYMDIETDVTLNGTKIGTAEIDPVTVGFGYVHRF
- a CDS encoding AMP-binding protein yields the protein MSGVGGHTLYPGLRTDGGWQFPSCLNMAAQALDHPDEQLALIDLTTGARRDIRYGELRQMVDAVARDLMRRVQPGDRVGVLLSQSVDCAVAHLAIWKIGAISVPLFKLFQHDALASRIGDAGLELVLTDGGGAAQLGALAQPLLVADILSASTGQSDHLLPYAETTPETPAVLIYTSGTTGSAKGALHGHRVLSGHLPGVAISHDHLGQPGDCLWTPADWAWIGGLFDVLMPGLALGVPVVAARLDKFTPEACAEIIRQGDVRNVFFPPTALRLLKAAGQGLDGLRSVASGGEPLGAEMLAWGQRHLGVTINEFYGQTECNMTVSSCVADFPVRPGCIGRPVPGCTVEVLDDTGTPTKDEGDVAVRRGAASMMLEYWNRPDATAEKFHGDWLVTGDRGIWEGDYLRFVGREDDVITSAGYRIGPAEIEDCLMTHPAVATVGVVGKPDELRTEIVKAYVVLKPGHSPSEKDLQDYVKSRLAKYSYPREVEFLDALPMTVTGKVIRKELKARAAGEVNL